TGATGGCCCCGGCGCGACACGCCCAGGGCATCACGTCTCCGCGCTCCAGCGCTCCGGCCCTACTCCGCGCCAGTCGATCCACGGGACCCCTGCTACCTCCGCCGGGTCGATCTCCAGCCCCGCCCGGCGCAGGAACTCCGCGACGTCGACCACGCTGTGGGCCAGGCCGAGGATCTCGCCGTCCACGCGTACGCGCCGGCCACCCGTGGGCGACGGCGGATGCACGATCACGCGAATCGGTCCGGACACGCGTTCAGGATCATCCGGGACATGCAGCCCCGCAGACCAGCGTGTCATCGATGAAGCCGCTCACTCACGTCCCCGTCCGAGCGTCCCAGATCACGCAGCTCCCGCCACGCCGCAGGGCTCGGGCGCTGCTGCTGCCAATAGGGATGAAAGAACAGCTGAGCCGACAGCCAGTACAGACGGTGGCGCAGCTCGGTACAGCCGGGCCGCTCGGCAAGCTGCCGGTAGGTGGCACTCCACTCCTGCTGCGCCTGGGCAAGGTGGTGGGGAAACGGTCGCATGGCCAAATTCAAGCATGTGTTCGATTTCTCAGGCCAGCAAAAAGACCGCGTCAGGTGGCGGAGGTGCGGCTGAGCGGTCCAGTTGGCCACTGAGTGCTTGAGTCGGCCGCTCTGGCGCTCAGCATCGACCTGCCCTGCGCCTATAGGGATCCGCTCGCTCGAACGGGTGGAAGACTGGCGGTGCTTCCCAGATAGGTGATCATCACGCCTTAGCGTCAGCCTCGGTTTGCTTCCTAAGACCTGTCCCGTAATTGATCACGGTCGGGCTTGCTGACCTGCCTGCTCTCGGTTCAGCCGGCGAGGGCGAGGTTGTGAAGTCGGGCGACGCCGAGCATGGCGTCGTGGACGCCGTCGCCCTTCAAGCGGCAGTCGCGGAGGATCTTCCAGCTCTTCATCCGTGCGAAGGCGTGCTCGACACGGGCCCTGACCTTGCGGTGCGAGGCATTGTGTTCTTCTTTCCAGGCCGGGAGTTCGGCCTGGCCGGGGTCACGGCGGTGAGGGATGATCAGGCCAGTGCCCCGGTAGCCGCCGTCGGCGATCACGGTGGTCCGGCCGATGGCGTCCTTCGCTCCGGACAGCTCCCATGCTTTGCAGTCGTTGCGGTTCCCCGGGACCGGCCGGCCGACTGCGACCACCAGACGGGTGTCGGCATCGATGACGACCTGGTGGTTGGTGGAGTACCTGTAGTTCTTCGACTGCTCGGCGATCGTGTGGTCACGGGTGGGGACCAGGGTGCCGTCGACGATCAGCACGGTGTCCCTCCGGAACCTCTTGCGAGGCTGCAGGGCGAGAGACGGCCCGAGGTGGGCGATCATCCGGTCCGCGGCGGACTTGGACACCCCGAACAGTGGGGCAAGTTGGCGCAGGGTGAGGTTCGTCCGCCAGTACGCGGTCACCAACAAGACTCTGTCCTCCAGCGACAGGCCCCAGGGGCGACCTCTGCGCACCGGGTCGGTTCCCTCCCGCCGCAACGCGGTCACGAGCTTCGTGAACTGTCGCGGGCTCAGCCCGGTGAACGGGGTTATCCAGGAGGGTTCCGACGCCGTGATCACACCAGCCACGGCGGAATCGTCTCACCTTGATCAGGTTCCATGGCCCGCAGCCTCTGGCGGGATGTATCTCGGTCGCCCGGACGGAATCGTCGTGAGAGCCTCCCGCCTGTGGCTACTGAAACCGAGGTGGGAGAGCTGTTGCACCAGCGCGGCTGGCGGACGGCATTCACGGTCGCTGAAAGGGTGAATGCGTGGGCCGCCCTGGTGAGCGTCATCGAGCGCGGCTACGGCGACGACATCTACGAGTACACCAACGACCTCTACTGCCGAAACTGGCTGCACGAGGCGTGGCTCCTGCTGGACGAACACATCGTCCAGCTCTGGACCCCGAAGATCAAAGCTCTGGACGACCGGTACAAGGCCGCGACCGTCGACGACGATGGCCAAGCACTCGACCAGTTCCACAGACTGCCCGGCCCGGAGCTGTGGTGGTGGCGGCGACACCCCCGCATCCTCATCGGAGACCTCGGGCGTTCGCTTCGCTCGGCCGGTGCCATCGGCACCGAGCGCTTCGGGCACGGCAGCACGGGAATCGTTGGCGCCGGCTGTCCGCGAGGAGCACTCGCGCGAGGTCAAGGCCCTGACCGACCGGTTGACTGGCATCAGCACCACGGCGCACTACAAGCCTGCACTCGATGTGGCCCCGCCGGCCGCAGCACCGGCTGACCGTGCTCCCTCGGTTAAAGACGGCTCTGCGGTGCAGGGCACCAGGTTGTGGGACATACCGGCCTGGACTGGAGGATCCGCGCTCAGGACTCCTTCGGGAAGCCTGTGTTCCAGTGGATTCGGCATCAAGAATGAAAAGGGTCAGAACATGCTGACCACAGCCCTCCACTGCAACGGCAACGACGGCCTCTGGCGCACGTACGGGGGTAATACCGCTGTTGGCGGCAGCGACGGCCGAGAGTACGACACGGGTGTGGACGTCCAGGGGATCGACCTTCCGGTGCCGGAGGTCACCGGCTATCTGTTCGACGGGCCTGCGAAGGCCAACTGGCACTACGCGAAGCCGATCACAGGCCCGGCGCAGAACTTCCTCGGTGACTACGTGTGCGAGGACGGTGCCAATGGCGGCGTCCACTGCCAGCTCAAGATCGAAAAGACTGATGTCGGGACCAGCGGTTCCGGAGGATGGTGGCGCCCCATCGCAGACCTCGCCTGCACCAGCGGGCTGACGTCCGACAAGACTGGGTGCGCCACTCCGTCGAGCACGGATGACATCGCTGGGGTCAACGGTGACAGCGGGGCTCCTGTCTTCAAGGGCGTCAACAACTTCACGGCCGATGAGGCACGCGGAACGCTCACCGCCTTCGACGGGGAAATGCCGGGGGCCTCGGCCGAACACCACGAAAACAGCTGTTCCGCTTCCGAAAAATCGGATGTAGTGGACACGACCACGAGCAGCGGAACGCCGTGGTGTTTCCCGGGGCTCTACTATGTTCCGATTCGGCAGACGCTCGCCATCATGAACTGGACTCTCGTCACCGGTCAGTGACGTAACAGCTGGCGGGAGACGCTGAAGCTTCTCCCGCCAGCATTCCTGTGGCGCATCAACGCACGGAGGAGACTGCTGTGTATGGAAGTAGATCCCAACTGTTCCGGCGTATGGGCTGTTCTGTCCTGGTTCTGGCAGTCTTCGCGATGGTGGGGCTGTACTTCTGGAACCGTTTGGAGCGTTCGCACAGTGAAGACGCCTCGGTGGTGGACAGCTCGCGAGGGGAAAGCGTCATCGTGAGCGATAACGGTCGTACGATCAGCGCGGTCGAGAGCTGGGGTTCGTGCGAAAATCGCCCTCGTATCGAAGCCCACGAATCCACTCACACCGTGACACTGCTACTGAAACGCACGTGGCCTCTGTGGGGAGGACGTGGCGACGAGGTCACCTGTGGCCACAACGCCGGTGAGAAGATCAGCGTCCGCCTGGACGCTCCACTTGGCGGCAGGACGTTGACCGATAAGTTCACCGGGCGTCCCATCCCCTTCAAGACCGCCCCCTGACCGCTTTGACCTCCGCTTCCCCCGTGCTTCAGGCGGGGAAGCGGAGGTCAACGGCCGTGGGCGGGATCCGGGAACCAGACGCGCTGTTGCGCAGTTCTTCCCGGCAAGGAACACAGGTCGCTGGAGGTACGGCAGCAGGACTGGCTGGACGAGGCGGCATGCACACAGCCCGGCGTCGACGTCGATCCGGAGTCGTTCTCCGGCGCGCAGGATCACGGGGAATGCGCACAGAGGCAGGGGCTCGCGCGCGAGCCCAGGGCGCGAGGAGCGACGAAGTCCTAGCGACCGCCCACCTTGATCACGGCCCAGAGACGGCCCAGGCCGCCTGATCCGGCCCCGGTCAGACGCAAACAGGCTGGTCAGGTCCCTACAAAGCCGGATCCGGCAGACTTCATCTATTTCTGGCCGCTCTACACGGGCACCGCGATCCCGATCGACAGCTGGCGGTCGCGGATGTGGCTGGACACCTGGGTGTAGCTCAGCGAGGACAACGGAGCGGCCCATCTCCGCTTGGGAAGCCAACACCCGTCGCTGACAACGGGCTTGTGTCCATGGCCGGCGCCGACACCGGACGGGCCTTGTTGTTCCGTCTGGCGATCAGTCGCCGCGTGCCGGCCGCGCCCGGTGCGAGCGCCTCGGTGCTCTCA
The genomic region above belongs to Streptomyces sp. CG1 and contains:
- a CDS encoding transposase, which translates into the protein MAGVITASEPSWITPFTGLSPRQFTKLVTALRREGTDPVRRGRPWGLSLEDRVLLVTAYWRTNLTLRQLAPLFGVSKSAADRMIAHLGPSLALQPRKRFRRDTVLIVDGTLVPTRDHTIAEQSKNYRYSTNHQVVIDADTRLVVAVGRPVPGNRNDCKAWELSGAKDAIGRTTVIADGGYRGTGLIIPHRRDPGQAELPAWKEEHNASHRKVRARVEHAFARMKSWKILRDCRLKGDGVHDAMLGVARLHNLALAG